The Zerene cesonia ecotype Mississippi chromosome 11, Zerene_cesonia_1.1, whole genome shotgun sequence sequence atgaacatGAAAATGGATTGGCATCTTCATCACTTTTAAACAAGGGATTTGGACGACGTTCATCAATCTTCAAATCTTTATTGACATTTCGATTATCCCAATACGCTATCTTAGCTGCTTAAATTGAAAAGGATATCGATGATTTGATAGTTCACCCAGAACAGGGTCGAGGTATAGTAAGTCGGACAAAAGATTTAATTACACGCATGAATCAAGCGTGTAGGCCGGGGAAGGAGGTCTGGGGAGGTCCTGCTATACGAATACGGGGTGAAGTCACGCGGGAATCGCGATGCGATGCACATTGATAAGCCGGTCTACACTATTGTACTGTTGTACAGACGTGCCGATGCTATCACAATGTTATCGCAACTAATTAATAGAAacgcatttaattaaaaagtgcgAAGTCCCGCGTCCCATTGTGGGGCACGGGGCAgatgtatttaacatttttttcgaTATTCTTTGTAGATAAGTAGTGACCTACTAATGATGGATGAATGATTAGCCCTCTGTATCAAGTCAGACcgagatattttttgtgagtGGGGACCGGGAATCGAATCCAGTTTCCATACTACTGCGTTATTCACTGTATCAAGGAGGTGCTTTTACTTCTTATTTAcaaaggaaataattaaacaaaacaatgaagCAATACTTTGAAAGTACGCCTCTACGGAAAATTGAGGTAGAGAGTGCCAACATTTCGCAATAATGATTATTGTTCCTACTGCCTCTTTGCTAAGTAGGCACAGTTGTAAGGTTTCAGTTTCTAGAAAACATTGTtatcaatttgtttaataaaataaaagatgaaagaatgaatgaatcaataatctttattgtacatactGGTAAAGAGACATAGAGACAAAGCGGTTGTTATATGGTAAATACGGATGATAAAGATGATAAATATCtagagaatattatttttctataacatATGGTACAATTGGGTAAATTATAGCTcgttactataaaatatagcataaaatatattccattctataattatttttcattatacagcatatttaaaacttaatattagatggtatagattttaaatataagatgaAGCTTTTCAGATTGATTATTGTAAGCATAGTAGATTTTACGACTACAAATgttgaattatttgtaaatttaccGAAATTATAGAACTTGTTAACCCTTCTCttttcagtttttattcatattctattattattaatttttcataatatctattacaatttatatgaattatataaggCACACGCGAGCAAGCATACGTGTACGCGATGTCGGCAGCCGCACTGTCTTGGACAGTGGCGCGGGCGTGTGCGTCCGGCGCGCTGGCCGCGTGCTCGTGCGCCGCGCCACCCCGCGCACCCCCGCGCCCTCCGCGCCAGGCCGCGCCACCCGAGCCGCACGCCCGCTTCAAGTGGGGCGGCTGCGGGGATAACTTTCAGTGGGCCGAAAGGTACTTTTTTAAGGTCAATTGGAGACATAGACACGAATTTAAAACGTGACATCGAGATCGTAGTTTGTAATAAAGGTCATTAGAACATTTGAATAGTGTGTGTTGGAAAACTGCTCTAGACGTACATTCATCATATTTACTTACCTCTTTAATAGAGACTATAggcttgtatataatatgtatgtcgAAGTTATGGAGagatttaatactttattcttGAAAACATGTATTAATTCCTTGTTGACGTTCGCATATTTTATCAGATTCGCAAAACAATTCTTGGATGCTCATGAAATTGATATCCGAGATGGTAATACAGAAGAGGACTTCGATCTTGAAACTACTACAATGGATAAACCAACTACGATACATGAGCCAACTACACCACCGATTCCAACAACGGCACCGCCAGTTGTTATATTGGTCGATGATCAACCTGCTTCGCCAAATACTACCACAGCGACTCCAAGAAAAAAGGGTCGACGCGGTCGCAAGCGATTGCCAAGATCTCCTCGACGCGGGAGACCTACAAGGAAACGATTCAGAGAACGGTACGTTAAAATAGGTCGGGGTGGTATAAAGAGCGAATTAACTCGCGACTCGCGTTTTGCATAGATAAGCTAAAGAGCAAATAAAAACagccatccaatttatgaccgtgccaaaGGTTACTTAATccagtatttatattatttattgttttagcgTTAGACAGAAATTCGTTAAAAGTTTTCAACTGTCTAACTTTGACAGTTCATTTAATTCGGacttaagaatttaaatacaatataagatttttttattaattacatactttGAAAGAAGTTTAGGCATAAGAATGATAcggtttaattattattaacatttcctaatgattaaagttattaatgtgaaatgtgaaaaacttagtataatatatcattatagaTACGAGTACGACGACAGAGGCTTCAAACATCGCAACATAGAATATCGTATGGCTGCGGACGACCCTCGCTTTGACCCTCAAGTGGATTTACAAACACGGCTCGAACGTTTACGTCCGCTTATAGCTTCTGCAAACTTGATGAACGGTCGCTTCGGTAGAAAAGtacgtaaattataaaaagagaaaatattcCTGCATTGAATTATCACTAAGCACTAATTCCTAACAGTTATAAATCATTGTGAATAatcaatagatttatttatattataaataaatgaatcaattGATAAACAGACCGAACATTCGACATTgcgaaaataataaacataagtgACAATATTCTTATGCTGGACCCTATAAGATACAGACCTTATAGATACACATTACATtgcaagaaaaaaaagaagataaCTGCAATAACTCAGTTATTGGGGTTGGGATACATAgttacaataacatattaatctATCTAATAAACTACAACTCttctatgatattataaagttgttgttattgtttgttttctgGAACATTTGCTTGTTTTCGAGAAACAAAATTGATTGTACTTACAGGTAATATCTAACGGCATGCGAACAAAATGCACATGCCACGGCGTGTCAGGCTCATGCTCGGTGCGCACGTGCTGGCGCTCGCTGGCCCCGCTGCAGCGCGCCGCGGCCGAGCTGGCCCGcgaggcggcgcgcgcgggccCGCTGCgagcgcgccgccgcgccgccagGCCCAAGCCGCGCCTGCGATACGTCACGCCCAGCCCGGACTATTGCGAGCCGGACCCCGCTGCCGGATCGCTTGGGACCCATGGCAGGTTAGTGGGACATATTTGTGACAAAAATTGTGTTAATCATAACTTATCATCATTTGATATGATAAAAAGATACTATGGACATGTACTTCTTACATTATCTGCAAACGTGTATCTTGTAGtcataaaatcaaatcataaaACCTCTATGTCAActtaaaagaatttataataatagtaaataatagtcCAAGGAAGgtaaaaatggtaaaaaaaatatgaaaaaatgtgTCAGCATCTTTTCTAAGGCGTTACGAAGGTCGGgtagtattatatacatactagtttagagtaaaaaaaagttgttctattgaataaaatctatGATACATAAATGAGGAGACGTATTATAAGTAATACTCAAGAAGATAGTTAAATAGAATGAATTGTCTTAGAAAATGCAACGCAAGCCTGGGCAACGCGGCGGGCGGGTGCGGGCGGCTGTGctgcgggcgcgggcggcgcgcgctgCGCCACTCGCGGCTGGAGCGCTGCCGCTGCCGCTACCACTGGTGCTGCCGCGTCGACTGCCAGCTCTGCCGCGTCACCAGCGAGGAACATTACTGCAACTGACCGCTTTCGCATGCCACATCCGTGCTAAATCCACTGACACGTCATTTTGTGAAGCGCCGATTCGATAATAGTGGTGCCGTTTGATGTGTTAATACTCGGCCGACTGTGtgcttaatacatattttattattaaaattgttatgttattttgagCTTACAAATTGACACAGACCTTTAATGGACTATATCAGAATTGTgaagcatattttatattttaattttagatatgGCTTTAAAGCAATACATAATATTCGAAGAGTTCCATTATGAAAATGTGTGGATTCTTCATATCAGCACTCAACGTATACCTCTTGTAACACCTATGTTATTTGCTTTGATATTTCCATACAGTCAGCTTCTATCAGACATAAGACGGTCTTCCTAAACAGAATCGTATAGATCCGAAGCTAGATATCTACTTGCCGATGTCCTAAATAGTTTCAGTTTGGTTTCAATACGTACCGTTTTGGTTTTACAAGCAATCGAGCCATATAATCCTGCGTACGTAGTATACCTACTACATATCTTTATCTGATTTCAAAAAAGCTATATCGAATCTATAACTTACTGAATGACGACTTCAAGCCTCTCTctctaaataaaacatttacaatgtCTTTCTTTTAAGaactattacaaaataaatcttttagtAGTGCCACCAAAGAAATTCCTTTGCGTACAATAATGTACTAGTCATTTTTTTGGAATTGATGTATAATTTCgtagtttataaaatcttatgtGAAAGCTTGTAGAAATTATTctaatgtaatgtatttatttatttaacatataaatcgATGttgtacttataatattcacttttaattatttagcatAGATATTAGACTATTCTGTACgacaataaatgtttgtagTTTAGACGTAGGTGTGATAGATATTATGCATGTATTTCCGCACAAATTTAAGCCATTTAacttgtaaataaagttttaaaaatcatgATCTTAAATGTTGTATGAATTAGGAGACAAcgatattagaaataaattatttccctTTGTCGTCTCGACTGTAAATAAATTCGTACTTAGATGAAGTGGTGGtttcatttaacaaaataccTGGAACAGCggaggtaaataaaaacaaaaatattttctgaaGTTTTATTCACTGCAAATTGTGAACGTGGTTTTTCATTCACGTTTTTAGTTCTCAGTTACAAAGAGTGAAAGGGTTTCGGCTTAaaccaaacatacaaatacattcaTGAGATGCTACTCAATTTGGATAAAACATTTACTTGTCGCTGAATCAAGGGAATATGGCTCatacaattttgaaaaaaaaaaaatttaactgcAACTAAATAAATTCCACTTATCGCCTAAAATCACATTTGCACTTAAGTTACAATTACGGATGCAAggcataaatcataataattcttttgGTCCATTACATTGTTGATAATGTATGATTTCTATgaacaattattatgaaaaatgtaaaaaaaatagcaaaatacaATCTCAGtacttttcaaaataatatactacaaaacaataaatggaGAACTTTATACAGAGAACAGCATAACACACATCTTTCACTCCCACAGACAGCCTTATGGTAATtggaataacaaaaattctaaattcatttatttatttatatcatcataACTCTGTATGTTGTTTTTCTTGAcctgaaaaaaagaaataaatatcaattaataaggccttttttttctttttcaaatgATTTGTAAAACGGCGGTTATTTACTACTTACGAAGATCACTTTCTTTAACTGGTATTTCCTCTGGGTGATTATGTTCGATCTCCTGcaaggtaaaaataaaattaatttatatgataggCGATTAGGAATAACAGACTGGACGAGcgtacaagaaataaatttatttttcaatttatctgcacattattGCATCACCACATCAAAAAGGAACGAAACATCGTGAGGATGGCATATTGGTGAGATGGCATCAGCACTTGGCCTTTATGGTGGACTCTCAATGGACACCTGTGTGCAATCCACACAGGATTGGACCAGCTTTGCAGTTGAAACAAATTTGGGCGGCTGTTGGTAATGATacgataacaaaaaaaaactgaatattgaattcatttatttgcattccaagctaaaaaagtttaaacagATTGATAAGAAGTCTAAAGGCATAAATCATCATGTTATACTATCATATGAGAATATGGGAAAAAATTGATCAAAGGATAGTGATGAAGATGAAGGTGATGCAGACAGGCGACaataaagagtaataaacaataagaaaaaaataaaaaaagaactgcACACATGAAAgagacataaatatataattgtaacaaaaaaataataagggCATACCTGGTCAGAGTCATTCCTCTGGTAAAGCCCTCTGCGAACTCTAGCCTGCAGCGCCCGCAGCTCGCCGTCGTACTCGCGCCACTCGGGCACGATGCGCATGGCCGCCGACAGCTTCGCTTCTTTCGTCATTGGGTTGTTGCACTGCAATAGCGGCTCGAATCAGATTGGAGTCCCGAAAGGTTCATAGTTTGGGCCTATGctctttgtaatttatatcaatgaatAAACTTAAAGTACGTGGAGTACATGGCTTACTGAGTTTACACACAAGTTAACAGCACAATTTTTAGAGagaaacttaattaaaaataattcaaagtcTCAAAAACACGAAAAATCTTCTGTTGTGTAATcgcaaattttaataaaaaagaagtgtTACTTACGAGATCTATAGTTTTAGCATACTGCTTTGAGCTATCGTCACACCATGTCTCACACCACAGCCACTCCTGAGGCAATGATTTGATAGCTACTTGATGTATCATGTTGTTTGGTAAGTCTTGGTCTGTGgtgataaaataagtatactGTTATCCatcaatattaatgaaaataacatatacaaagaaaaaagttAGAAGTTGAAGGATACAGCTGATTGATGAAGGCTCTAACAATTTACATGTGCTTTTTCAACCAAGAACAAATGCTTTTTGTGTCGGTTCAAAGTTACCATGTTATCTTCATATGAATCGTTCAATAAATAGGTAGTTCTCAAATATATGCATGTATATTCCTTTATAACGTCAAGCATCATTCTGAatgtcgagcacgcttcggcacgaattgggccagctcacaaCAAGGAAGGTATCACACCCCCAAAGAAGATCAgtgtcaaataaaaactactaTGTTTCGTTCGAGAGTGGAGACCTTTTTCCcttcacttatttattatttataaaagcatttatttggAATCTACGTAATTGCTATAAAGGCAaaggttatttattactgCTTAACTCTTTTTACTTCTATTACaagtttgtaaaataaactgtCAGTTTACGGACAATAGTCGAAAACAAATAGTGTTGTCTGTTGTGACAGAATAATAAAGAAGCACACGcatgcacacacacacacacacacacaggcacgcacgcacgcacgcacgcacacacacacgcacgcccGCACGCATCACAGTAACGCGATAGCTACCCAAATTGGAGAGACTGTTGGGGTCCTGGCTGAGGGCCTGATACTGCCCGCGCAGGCGGTCGCCGGCCGCGATGCGCCGGAACCGCTTTAGGTCCACCACGTACAGCGCACTGATGTGGTAGCTGCGCCCCTGCAGGTGGTTGCGCCAGTAACCCTGCTTCCAGAACCTTCGCGACAATGTTATCATCGTGCTATTATGTCAATAAACTAGTTTCACGATATCGAGAGTAAATTACCATGCAACTTAGTAAAAACAAGTTTGagtgtaacaaaaaataagcgATAATATCGCTTCTTTTAAATGGCAGAGTGTGTACCCACAGTGCATTAGTGGCAACATTTATGACtacttaaatttttgtaacctttagtatttaattaatgaatgggTGCTTTCGTTACCATAGTATCAACCACATTATTACTGATTCCttccaaaaattatacaaaataatataaaaatatacatccaACAATAGAACATGAaagatatatacaatataattgtaataacttttttatcaaaaatattatcaattcgTATTAATTACCTGAAACCCTCCATCTCTTTTCTACTATCGCAGAATGGAGTGTAACCATACGGAGCACCTCCCAGATCCAAATCTACTAGTTCTTTAAGGTCCGCCCTcacaatctataaatattccaAAATATTTTAGGGCATAATTAAAGCAAAACCATTGCATTTATGAAGTTatgaatgattattattaacattttaataattgaggATAATTCTCTCACTGgccattgttaaaaataattaaaactatagttaaaacaattaacattatttactaaGCTTGTGTTAATGTCcagaaaaactaaacaaatgtttcaaatacacaaaaaaaagcCATGTGTCACCTGATCAGCATCGACGAAGATGATCTTCTTGACGTGCAGCGGGAACAGCACGTCGAGGAACAGTATCTTGTACCCCCAGATGGTGCGCTGGCGGTCGCGCTGCCGCTGCAGCCAGCGCGGCCACACGTACTGCACCAGCTCGTACG is a genomic window containing:
- the LOC119830465 gene encoding protein Wnt-11-like produces the protein MRCFVVLFILFFVFLPKATEAIRWLALHDIEGNWTESDCWDAKQNGMLWSDQARVCRRQPTAMPHVAAAARLARSACLSAHTGERWNCSSIELAPKFTPDLLTGTREQAYVYAMSAAALSWTVARACASGALAACSCAAPPRAPPRPPRQAAPPEPHARFKWGGCGDNFQWAERFAKQFLDAHEIDIRDGNTEEDFDLETTTMDKPTTIHEPTTPPIPTTAPPVVILVDDQPASPNTTTATPRKKGRRGRKRLPRSPRRGRPTRKRFRERYEYDDRGFKHRNIEYRMAADDPRFDPQVDLQTRLERLRPLIASANLMNGRFGRKVISNGMRTKCTCHGVSGSCSVRTCWRSLAPLQRAAAELAREAARAGPLRARRRAARPKPRLRYVTPSPDYCEPDPAAGSLGTHGRKCNASLGNAAGGCGRLCCGRGRRALRHSRLERCRCRYHWCCRVDCQLCRVTSEEHYCN